The following proteins are co-located in the Streptosporangium brasiliense genome:
- a CDS encoding cytochrome d ubiquinol oxidase subunit II, which translates to MDILWTGVFALLLIGYSSLEGFDIGLGMLLPVLGRTQRDRDRVVAAMAPFVLANEVWLVAVAGVLFGAFPSVEGEVLYGLYPLVVILLVSWILRDAGLWFRRRLDGPAWRAGWDWVICAGSYGLALSWGMALAAVAGGLSGPPLSLAGLGGGLLVAAAFAFHGWTFLSWRLPGQVTGARRSGGALLVSACVAAAPVTALLAVLTPWLLEHTAPASTLSVLSLMIVPFAPLMVGAQVWVWHTFGPRRAADRIPSFF; encoded by the coding sequence ATGGACATCCTCTGGACGGGCGTGTTCGCCCTCCTGCTGATCGGTTACTCCTCCCTGGAGGGCTTCGACATCGGTCTGGGCATGCTGCTGCCCGTGCTCGGCAGGACCCAGCGGGACCGTGACCGCGTCGTCGCCGCGATGGCGCCGTTCGTCCTGGCCAACGAGGTCTGGCTGGTGGCCGTGGCGGGCGTGCTGTTCGGCGCCTTCCCCTCGGTCGAGGGAGAGGTCCTGTACGGCCTCTACCCGCTGGTCGTCATCCTGCTCGTCTCATGGATCCTGCGCGACGCCGGTCTGTGGTTCCGCCGCCGCCTCGACGGCCCCGCCTGGCGGGCGGGCTGGGACTGGGTGATCTGCGCCGGCTCCTACGGCCTGGCGCTGAGCTGGGGCATGGCGCTGGCCGCGGTGGCCGGCGGCCTGTCCGGGCCGCCGCTCAGCCTGGCCGGCCTCGGCGGGGGGCTGCTGGTCGCCGCGGCGTTCGCCTTCCACGGCTGGACCTTCCTCTCCTGGCGGCTGCCCGGGCAGGTGACCGGGGCGCGCCGGAGCGGCGGGGCGCTGCTGGTCTCGGCCTGCGTCGCGGCCGCGCCCGTCACCGCGCTGCTGGCCGTGCTCACCCCGTGGCTGCTGGAGCACACCGCGCCCGCCTCGACGCTAAGTGTGTTGAGTCTCATGATTGTGCCGTTCGCGCCCCTCATGGTGGGCGCGCAAGTATGGGTATGGCACACGTTCGGTCCCCGGCGTGCGGCCGATCGGATCCCGTCGTTCTTCTGA
- a CDS encoding S1C family serine protease, translated as MDPNKNEQGGTPAETTPGNDGWTQFGKVPPRAGEYAPGGEAGPEPTLIHPVPGPYAAEAPPAIPAQRLPLTAAQKLGAGLALAAMAVGGGVAGAFAMASFGGTTTTIGSSTSPVVSQVSNVTTVADVAKAVQPAVVSIQVKTANGGGEGSGVVLSADGLILTNNHVVEAGGLGQGAQVSVKFSDGKSATAKVVGTDPATDLAVIRAEGVSGLTAASIGDSDRLKVGDSVLAIGSPLGLSGSVTAGIVSALNRTLTVGGQQQQQLPPGWGGGQQGGSAPTAIGGAIQTDAAINPGNSGGALVNASGELVGINTAIATNGGEGNIGVGFAIPINTAKQVAQQLIDKGKVTHAFLGVNLAPVTGDAGGALVSQVVEDSPAARAGIKQGDLITKINETVVEDGTTVVGAVRGFKPGQKVTVTYVRDGQTQTATVTLVEKAGE; from the coding sequence ATGGATCCGAACAAGAATGAGCAGGGCGGCACCCCGGCCGAGACGACCCCCGGCAACGACGGCTGGACTCAGTTCGGCAAGGTGCCGCCGCGTGCGGGAGAGTACGCCCCGGGCGGGGAGGCCGGGCCGGAGCCGACGCTGATCCACCCGGTGCCGGGACCGTACGCGGCCGAGGCGCCGCCCGCGATCCCCGCGCAGCGGCTCCCGCTCACCGCCGCGCAGAAGCTGGGCGCGGGGCTGGCACTGGCCGCGATGGCCGTCGGCGGCGGGGTGGCGGGGGCCTTCGCCATGGCCTCCTTCGGCGGCACCACCACCACGATCGGCTCCTCCACCAGCCCGGTCGTCAGCCAGGTCAGCAACGTGACCACGGTCGCCGACGTCGCCAAGGCCGTCCAGCCCGCGGTGGTGTCCATCCAGGTCAAGACCGCCAACGGGGGCGGCGAGGGGTCCGGCGTGGTGCTGTCGGCCGACGGCCTGATCCTGACCAACAACCACGTGGTGGAGGCCGGCGGGCTGGGCCAGGGCGCCCAGGTGAGCGTCAAGTTCAGCGACGGCAAGTCGGCCACCGCCAAGGTCGTCGGCACCGACCCCGCCACCGACCTCGCGGTCATCCGGGCCGAAGGCGTCTCCGGCCTCACCGCGGCCTCGATCGGCGACAGCGACCGGCTCAAGGTGGGCGACTCCGTGCTCGCCATCGGCAGCCCGCTCGGCCTGTCCGGCTCGGTCACCGCCGGGATCGTCAGCGCGCTGAACCGCACGCTGACCGTCGGCGGACAGCAGCAGCAACAGCTCCCGCCCGGCTGGGGCGGCGGGCAGCAGGGCGGCAGCGCGCCCACCGCCATCGGCGGCGCCATCCAGACCGATGCGGCGATCAACCCGGGCAACTCCGGCGGCGCGCTGGTCAACGCCTCCGGGGAGCTGGTCGGCATCAACACCGCCATCGCCACCAACGGCGGCGAGGGCAACATCGGCGTCGGCTTCGCCATCCCGATCAACACCGCCAAGCAGGTCGCCCAGCAGCTCATCGACAAGGGCAAGGTCACCCACGCCTTCCTCGGCGTGAACCTCGCCCCCGTCACCGGCGACGCGGGCGGAGCCCTGGTCAGCCAGGTGGTCGAGGACAGCCCCGCCGCCCGGGCCGGGATCAAGCAGGGCGACCTGATCACCAAGATCAACGAAACCGTGGTCGAGGACGGCACCACCGTGGTCGGCGCGGTCCGCGGCTTCAAGCCGGGGCAGAAGGTGACCGTCACCTACGTCCGCGACGGCCAGACCCAGACCGCCACGGTGACCCTCGTCGAGAAGGCCGGGGAGTAG
- the cydD gene encoding thiol reductant ABC exporter subunit CydD, whose translation MHKDLLRLARSERAVRRHLALCLAAAVVAGLLVLVQAELLAGVLSGRFAASALVLLALVVGVRAALGLLQGVAAGRTTTGVKSALRHRLLSRLQELGPARLASHRSGELVTLTGRGLDALDPYLSGYLPSVAVAGAVPIAVLVRLSVADLASAVIVLVTLPLIPIFGALVGMHTKAVTERQWRALARLGGHFLDVVRGLPTLRAFGRAHFQTGVIRQVADAHRTATMRTLRVAFLSSLVLELAASLSLALVAVPVGLRLLSGSLDLSTALLVLLLAPEAYLPLRNMGNKFHAAMEGVAAADQAFAVLDGQAEPPARDGRTPSAGTDPGTDPGAAPEIRLENVTVRYPGREEAALEDVSLVIAPGERVALVGESGAGKSTLLHLLLGFVTPAAGRVLIDGVELTDLDRWRGRLAFVPQRPHLFATSVADNIGLGAPGATAGQIEAAARAAHADEFVRALPEGYDTVLGERGADLSAGQRQRVALARAFCRPSTDVLLLDEPTARLDGRSEGAVVTATRDLADGRTSVIVAHRPAMIDLADRVIRISDGRVVSDRAAARGPGPAGGAVPAEKTGRSL comes from the coding sequence ATGCACAAGGATCTCCTACGGCTCGCCCGGAGCGAACGTGCCGTCCGCCGTCACCTCGCCCTCTGCCTGGCCGCCGCGGTCGTCGCCGGCCTGCTCGTCCTGGTCCAGGCGGAACTGCTGGCGGGTGTGCTGTCCGGGCGGTTCGCGGCCTCGGCCCTGGTCCTCTTGGCGCTGGTCGTCGGCGTCCGGGCGGCGCTGGGCCTGCTGCAGGGCGTCGCCGCCGGCCGTACGACCACCGGCGTGAAGTCCGCGCTGCGTCACCGGCTGCTGTCGCGGCTGCAGGAGCTGGGCCCGGCCCGGCTGGCCTCGCACCGCTCCGGCGAGCTGGTGACGCTGACCGGCCGGGGCCTGGACGCCCTCGACCCCTACCTGTCGGGATACCTCCCGTCGGTCGCGGTCGCGGGAGCCGTGCCGATCGCCGTGCTCGTCCGGCTGTCCGTCGCCGACCTGGCCAGCGCGGTGATCGTGCTGGTCACGCTGCCGCTCATCCCGATCTTCGGCGCGCTGGTCGGCATGCACACCAAGGCCGTCACCGAACGGCAGTGGCGGGCCCTGGCCCGCCTCGGCGGCCACTTCCTCGACGTGGTCCGGGGCCTGCCCACGCTGCGCGCCTTCGGCCGGGCCCACTTCCAGACCGGGGTGATCCGGCAGGTCGCCGACGCCCACCGCACCGCGACGATGCGCACGCTGCGGGTGGCGTTCCTGTCGTCGCTGGTGCTGGAGCTGGCCGCCTCGCTGTCGCTGGCGCTGGTCGCCGTGCCGGTGGGGCTGCGGCTGCTGTCCGGGTCGCTCGACCTGTCGACCGCGCTGCTGGTGCTGCTGCTCGCCCCCGAGGCATACCTACCGCTGCGCAACATGGGCAACAAGTTCCACGCGGCGATGGAGGGGGTCGCGGCGGCCGACCAGGCCTTCGCCGTACTGGACGGGCAGGCGGAGCCCCCGGCGCGGGACGGGCGGACGCCCTCGGCGGGCACGGACCCGGGCACGGACCCGGGTGCCGCGCCGGAGATCCGGCTGGAGAACGTCACCGTGCGCTACCCCGGCCGGGAGGAGGCCGCGCTGGAGGACGTCTCGCTGGTGATCGCGCCCGGCGAGCGGGTCGCGCTGGTCGGCGAGAGCGGCGCGGGCAAGAGCACGCTGCTCCACCTGCTGCTCGGCTTCGTCACCCCCGCCGCCGGCCGGGTCCTGATCGACGGCGTCGAGCTCACCGACCTCGACCGGTGGCGCGGGCGGCTGGCGTTCGTGCCGCAGCGCCCCCACCTGTTCGCCACCTCGGTGGCCGACAACATCGGGCTCGGCGCCCCCGGCGCGACGGCCGGCCAGATCGAGGCGGCGGCACGGGCCGCGCACGCCGACGAGTTCGTGCGGGCGCTGCCGGAGGGATACGACACGGTGCTCGGCGAGCGCGGCGCGGACCTGTCGGCCGGGCAGCGGCAGCGGGTCGCGCTCGCCCGCGCCTTCTGCCGCCCGTCGACCGACGTCCTGCTGCTCGACGAGCCCACCGCCCGGCTCGACGGCCGCAGCGAGGGCGCGGTCGTGACCGCCACCCGCGACCTCGCCGACGGCCGCACCTCCGTGATCGTGGCCCACCGGCCCGCGATGATCGACCTGGCCGACCGGGTGATCCGGATCTCCGACGGCCGTGTGGTGTCCGACCGGGCAGCCGCCCGGGGACCCGGCCCGGCCGGCGGCGCCGTTCCTGCGGAGAAGACCGGGAGGTCCCTGTGA
- a CDS encoding IS5 family transposase, translating to MAEQRPYPSDLSDARWKLLEPVLTAWRTERRGKGLDIGRPPEHDLRAIMNAILYVDRTGIPWRYLPHEYPPWQTVYGYFAHWQTDGIFIQLSALLRRLARTTEGRDPEPTACIIDAQSVKTSANVPATGQGYDAGKKIAGRKRSIVTDTLGLLLAVLVTAAGVSDGAAGLPLLTQVAADNPTITKAWADSGYRTTVIEHGAALGIDVEVVRRDPATRGFTPLPRRWVVERTFGWLMLHRRLTRDYEALPTRSEAMIHTAMIDLMTRRLTRESTPTWRNT from the coding sequence ATGGCCGAGCAGCGACCGTACCCCAGTGACCTGTCCGACGCCCGCTGGAAGCTCCTCGAACCCGTGCTGACCGCCTGGCGCACCGAACGCAGAGGAAAGGGCCTGGACATCGGACGCCCACCCGAGCACGACCTGCGCGCCATCATGAACGCAATCTTGTACGTCGACCGCACCGGCATCCCCTGGCGCTACCTGCCACACGAGTATCCGCCCTGGCAGACCGTCTACGGATACTTCGCCCACTGGCAGACCGACGGCATCTTCATCCAGCTCAGCGCCCTGCTGCGCCGCCTGGCCCGCACCACAGAAGGTCGCGATCCCGAACCGACGGCCTGCATCATCGACGCCCAAAGCGTCAAAACCTCAGCCAACGTGCCGGCCACCGGCCAGGGCTATGACGCCGGCAAGAAGATCGCCGGCCGCAAGCGCAGTATCGTCACCGACACCCTCGGCCTGCTCCTCGCGGTGCTGGTCACCGCCGCCGGCGTCTCCGACGGCGCCGCCGGCCTGCCCCTGCTGACCCAGGTCGCCGCAGACAACCCGACCATCACCAAAGCCTGGGCCGACAGCGGCTACCGCACCACCGTCATCGAGCACGGCGCCGCCCTCGGCATCGATGTCGAGGTCGTCCGCCGCGATCCCGCCACCAGGGGGTTCACCCCTCTTCCCCGCCGCTGGGTCGTGGAGCGGACCTTCGGCTGGCTGATGCTCCACCGCCGCCTGACCCGTGACTACGAGGCCCTGCCCACCCGCTCCGAAGCCATGATCCACACCGCCATGATCGACCTCATGACCCGCCGACTCACCCGCGAATCCACCCCGACCTGGCGAAACACCTGA
- a CDS encoding permease prefix domain 1-containing protein has translation MASTGVIDDYVTGLSRTLKGPRGPKLDMVTEARDSLLDTADALEGGGLDRAEAERVAVEEFGSISEIAPGYQEELAVSAGRRLAALLFVSVPLTALMWAVIWQIFPAEATDHIVRPGWFTPVARGLDILQMLTGVLGGLALLALGRGLRRIRRPRIVTRSLAVLVWAMLPVTITLSMALMYGAQGPVGFSGYPPGVAVALVSDAFLLMQLYGASRCLSVTARRLLTA, from the coding sequence ATGGCGAGCACCGGAGTCATCGACGACTACGTGACCGGGCTCAGCCGCACTCTCAAAGGCCCCAGGGGGCCGAAGCTCGACATGGTCACCGAGGCGCGTGACAGCCTGCTCGACACCGCCGACGCGCTGGAGGGCGGCGGGCTGGACCGGGCCGAGGCCGAGCGCGTCGCGGTCGAGGAGTTCGGCTCGATCAGCGAGATCGCACCGGGCTACCAGGAGGAACTGGCCGTCTCGGCGGGCCGCAGGCTGGCCGCCCTGCTCTTCGTCAGCGTGCCGCTGACCGCGCTCATGTGGGCCGTGATCTGGCAGATCTTCCCCGCGGAGGCGACCGACCACATCGTCAGGCCGGGCTGGTTCACACCGGTCGCCCGCGGCCTGGACATCCTCCAGATGCTCACCGGCGTGCTGGGCGGCCTCGCGCTGCTCGCGCTCGGACGGGGGCTGCGCCGGATCCGGCGGCCCCGGATCGTCACCCGGTCGCTGGCCGTGCTCGTCTGGGCCATGCTGCCGGTCACGATCACGCTGAGTATGGCGCTGATGTACGGCGCGCAGGGCCCGGTCGGCTTCTCCGGCTACCCGCCGGGCGTGGCCGTCGCGCTGGTGAGCGACGCGTTCCTGCTCATGCAGCTGTACGGCGCTAGCCGCTGCCTCAGCGTCACCGCCCGCCGGCTGCTCACCGCGTAG
- a CDS encoding phosphotransferase family protein, protein MTGYRWDDLPAEVHDAIAAECGPIRHTTSLPGGLTAGAAVRLDTIREPVFVKALPADSPSAPLYQRERLVGAVLPEGVPAPRMLWSGHTADWVALAFKHVDTERDVDLSPDSQDVADVIDIVRVLGEQLTPNPAGEVPPVADNVAFLARRADALLAAPPADLQSLPAYRAARAGLDLDRLTGDTLLHADFHEGNLLATTSGVRLIDWGLACQGAAWVETALLIPRLILAGHTPAEAERLAEQVPAWKSAPEPVVTGLAAVWSLFREFVARRGPEPIRASRARAAAAGRAWVEYRTG, encoded by the coding sequence GTGACCGGATACCGATGGGACGACCTCCCCGCCGAGGTGCACGACGCGATCGCAGCCGAGTGCGGCCCGATCCGGCACACCACCTCACTGCCCGGAGGTCTCACCGCCGGCGCCGCCGTCCGCCTGGACACGATCCGCGAGCCGGTGTTCGTCAAAGCCCTGCCCGCGGATTCACCGTCCGCGCCGCTCTACCAGCGCGAGCGCCTCGTAGGCGCTGTACTACCTGAGGGTGTGCCCGCTCCGCGCATGCTGTGGAGCGGGCACACCGCAGACTGGGTGGCGCTCGCCTTCAAACACGTCGACACCGAGCGGGACGTCGATCTCTCCCCCGATTCACAGGACGTGGCCGACGTCATCGACATCGTCCGTGTTCTGGGCGAGCAGCTCACCCCGAACCCGGCCGGCGAGGTGCCGCCCGTCGCCGACAACGTGGCGTTCCTGGCCCGCCGTGCCGACGCGCTTCTCGCCGCTCCGCCCGCCGACCTGCAGAGCCTGCCCGCCTACCGGGCCGCCCGGGCGGGCCTGGACCTCGACAGGCTGACTGGCGACACGCTGCTGCACGCCGATTTTCATGAGGGCAACCTCCTCGCCACCACCAGCGGCGTGCGGCTCATCGACTGGGGGCTTGCTTGTCAGGGCGCCGCCTGGGTCGAGACCGCCCTCCTGATCCCCCGGCTGATCCTCGCCGGCCACACCCCGGCTGAGGCTGAGCGGCTGGCCGAGCAGGTGCCCGCGTGGAAGAGTGCCCCCGAGCCCGTCGTGACCGGCCTGGCGGCTGTGTGGTCGCTGTTCCGCGAGTTCGTCGCCCGCCGCGGTCCTGAGCCGATCCGCGCGTCCCGTGCCCGCGCTGCTGCGGCTGGCCGGGCGTGGGTGGAGTACCGCACCGGCTGA
- a CDS encoding GntR family transcriptional regulator, which translates to MIEGPVPPYRQIANAIREQITSGVIPPGRRIPSLVELEATYGVARDTLRKAVQVLKDEALVETVSGMRIYVLQRDGE; encoded by the coding sequence TTGATAGAGGGACCGGTCCCGCCGTACCGGCAAATCGCGAACGCCATTCGCGAACAGATCACGTCCGGCGTGATCCCACCCGGCCGACGCATTCCCTCTCTCGTCGAGCTCGAAGCTACCTACGGCGTGGCGCGCGACACCCTCCGTAAAGCCGTTCAGGTATTGAAGGATGAGGCACTCGTTGAGACGGTGAGCGGCATGAGGATCTACGTGTTGCAACGCGACGGCGAGTAG
- a CDS encoding cytochrome ubiquinol oxidase subunit I, which yields MDVLDLARTQFAVTGSLHFLFVVLTLGLAPLVAIMHTRHTVTGRPVHERATRFWGQIYVINYALGIVTGLVMEFQFGMGWSGLSHYAGDIFGAPLAIETLVAFFLESTFLGLWIFGWHRLPKWLHLACIWLVTLTAYASAFWIMVANSFLQNPAGAVERGGRLVLTDFGALLTNPTLVMALPHVLGAGLWVGGSVLTGASAYHLFKHTAEREFFTGSLRLGVVTAFVGSLVTVGFGYAQFGAISQVQPGKFSDEPLAGTGLSMMIMIGQLLQLFVMFVLLPTVYWLPRWRWAQPILMLITPLPFLAAILGWLAREVGRQPWLINGRLTVADAMSPGLTKGMVTLSFLGFIGVLGLLAAVDYLLIARTVQRGPAAATLGADGPADLAERPHALNL from the coding sequence ATGGACGTGCTCGACCTGGCCCGGACGCAGTTCGCGGTGACGGGGAGTCTCCACTTCCTGTTCGTCGTGCTGACCCTGGGCCTGGCCCCCCTCGTCGCGATCATGCACACCCGCCACACGGTGACCGGCAGGCCCGTCCACGAGCGGGCGACCCGCTTCTGGGGCCAGATCTACGTGATCAACTACGCGCTCGGCATCGTCACCGGACTGGTGATGGAGTTCCAGTTCGGCATGGGCTGGAGCGGCCTGTCCCACTACGCCGGAGACATCTTCGGCGCGCCGCTCGCCATCGAGACGCTCGTGGCCTTCTTCCTGGAGTCCACCTTCCTGGGGCTGTGGATCTTCGGCTGGCACCGGCTGCCCAAGTGGCTCCACCTGGCGTGCATCTGGCTGGTGACGCTGACCGCCTACGCCTCCGCCTTCTGGATCATGGTGGCCAACTCGTTCCTGCAGAACCCGGCCGGGGCCGTGGAGCGGGGCGGCCGGCTGGTGCTGACCGACTTCGGCGCCCTGCTGACCAACCCCACCCTGGTCATGGCGCTCCCCCACGTGCTCGGCGCGGGCCTGTGGGTCGGGGGCTCCGTGCTGACGGGCGCCAGCGCCTACCACCTGTTCAAGCACACCGCCGAGCGGGAGTTCTTCACGGGGTCGCTCCGCCTGGGAGTGGTCACCGCCTTCGTCGGCTCGCTGGTCACCGTCGGCTTCGGCTACGCCCAGTTCGGCGCCATCTCCCAGGTCCAGCCGGGCAAGTTCAGCGATGAGCCGCTGGCCGGGACCGGGCTCAGCATGATGATCATGATCGGGCAGCTGCTCCAGCTCTTCGTCATGTTCGTGCTGCTGCCCACCGTGTACTGGCTGCCGCGCTGGCGCTGGGCACAGCCGATCCTCATGCTCATCACCCCGCTGCCCTTCCTGGCCGCGATCCTCGGCTGGCTGGCCCGCGAGGTCGGCCGCCAGCCGTGGCTGATCAACGGCAGGCTCACCGTCGCCGACGCCATGTCCCCCGGACTCACCAAGGGGATGGTCACCCTCTCGTTCCTCGGCTTCATCGGCGTGCTCGGCCTGCTCGCGGCCGTCGACTACCTCCTGATCGCCCGCACCGTCCAGCGCGGGCCCGCCGCCGCCACCCTCGGCGCGGACGGCCCCGCCGACCTCGCCGAGCGCCCGCACGCGCTCAACCTCTAG
- a CDS encoding glycine-rich domain-containing protein yields MGQVLAFLAACAARPDARLAPSELVDLGWHAFVLHTREYAEFCEHVAGRFIHHRPEDPGQPSTGSTAAATVAVMRELGLPVINDLWPAKADCSSQKCSQCHAGCTDSPVK; encoded by the coding sequence ATGGGGCAGGTGCTGGCGTTCCTCGCCGCATGCGCCGCTCGGCCGGACGCCCGCCTCGCCCCGTCCGAGCTCGTCGACCTCGGCTGGCATGCGTTCGTGCTCCACACCCGCGAGTACGCCGAGTTCTGCGAGCACGTCGCGGGCCGGTTCATCCACCACCGCCCCGAGGACCCCGGCCAGCCCAGCACCGGATCGACCGCGGCGGCCACCGTCGCCGTCATGCGGGAGCTCGGCCTGCCCGTCATCAACGACCTGTGGCCGGCCAAGGCCGACTGCTCCAGCCAGAAGTGCAGCCAGTGCCACGCAGGCTGCACCGACAGCCCGGTCAAGTAG
- the cydC gene encoding thiol reductant ABC exporter subunit CydC, whose protein sequence is MDGRLALAAGAGAAAELAGLGLIGSAAWLITRAAEQPPLAALSVAIVGVRAFATSKGVFRYGERLAGHEVALRAQATTRERLYEALVPAGPLNHRGADLLSRMVDDTDAAQDLLVRCLLPAVAALVTGVAAVVIALFLLPAAALALLAGLVVAGVLIPAGAAAAARRWSARIAPARADLAARVADLVHGSADLAAYGAGDRALAACAEADARLAALERRQARANAVATALGALTQGLTVLAVVLVARDAGAGAVATAVLALTSLVSFEPVLPMAAAGERLTGVLAALRRLREVRATPPAVTEPAAPAAVPDGPPTVEVDNLVVRHGPGRAPALNGVSLTLTPGRRVALVGPSGAGKSTLLSALMRLVEPESGTIRLSGVEIGELSADDARRMMTGLTQDPYVFQASLRDNLRLAGPEADEDALAEAVRRARLERWVERTGWDTVLGEDGRTVSGGQLQRLALARALLNDPPVLLLDEPAEALDEETADALMADLLDATHGHTTLLVTHRLRGLEQVDEIVVLENGSVVQRGTHAELVEAPGYYRDLWRSEALVARR, encoded by the coding sequence ATGGATGGACGGCTGGCGCTGGCCGCCGGGGCGGGGGCGGCGGCCGAGCTGGCCGGGCTCGGGCTGATCGGGTCGGCGGCATGGTTGATCACCAGGGCCGCCGAGCAGCCCCCGCTGGCGGCGCTGAGCGTGGCGATCGTCGGGGTCCGGGCGTTCGCGACGAGCAAGGGCGTCTTCCGCTACGGCGAGCGCCTGGCCGGGCACGAGGTGGCGCTGCGCGCCCAGGCCACGACCCGGGAGCGGCTGTATGAGGCGCTCGTCCCGGCCGGTCCGCTGAACCACCGGGGGGCCGACCTGCTCAGCCGGATGGTCGACGACACCGACGCGGCGCAGGACCTGCTGGTCCGCTGCCTGCTGCCGGCGGTCGCGGCGCTGGTCACCGGCGTGGCCGCGGTCGTGATCGCGCTGTTCCTGCTCCCGGCGGCGGCGCTGGCGCTGCTGGCCGGGCTGGTGGTGGCCGGGGTGCTGATCCCGGCCGGCGCGGCCGCCGCCGCCCGGCGCTGGTCGGCGCGGATCGCGCCCGCCCGGGCCGACCTGGCCGCCCGGGTCGCCGACCTGGTGCACGGCTCGGCCGACCTGGCCGCCTACGGGGCCGGCGACCGGGCACTGGCGGCCTGCGCCGAGGCCGACGCCCGGCTGGCCGCGCTGGAGCGCCGGCAGGCCCGGGCGAACGCGGTGGCCACCGCGCTGGGCGCGCTCACCCAGGGCCTGACCGTGCTGGCGGTCGTCCTGGTCGCCCGCGACGCCGGAGCGGGCGCGGTCGCCACGGCGGTGCTCGCGCTGACCTCGCTGGTGTCGTTCGAGCCGGTGCTGCCGATGGCCGCCGCCGGAGAGCGGCTGACCGGGGTGCTGGCCGCCCTCCGCCGGCTGCGGGAGGTCCGCGCGACCCCGCCCGCCGTGACCGAGCCCGCTGCTCCCGCCGCCGTCCCCGACGGCCCGCCGACCGTCGAGGTCGACAACCTGGTGGTCCGGCACGGCCCCGGCCGCGCCCCCGCCCTCAACGGCGTCAGCCTCACCCTCACCCCCGGCCGCCGCGTCGCCCTGGTCGGCCCCAGCGGGGCCGGCAAGAGCACCCTGCTGTCGGCCCTGATGCGCCTGGTCGAGCCCGAGTCCGGCACGATCCGGCTGAGCGGGGTGGAGATCGGGGAGCTGTCGGCCGACGACGCCCGGCGGATGATGACGGGGCTGACCCAGGACCCCTACGTGTTCCAGGCGTCGTTGCGGGACAACCTGCGGCTGGCCGGCCCCGAGGCCGACGAGGACGCGCTGGCGGAGGCCGTACGGCGGGCCCGGCTGGAGCGGTGGGTGGAGCGGACCGGCTGGGACACCGTGCTCGGCGAGGACGGGCGGACGGTGTCCGGGGGGCAGCTGCAGCGGCTGGCCCTGGCCCGAGCCCTGTTGAACGACCCGCCGGTGCTGCTGCTGGACGAGCCCGCCGAGGCGCTGGACGAGGAGACCGCCGACGCGCTCATGGCCGACCTGCTGGACGCCACCCACGGCCACACGACGCTGCTGGTCACCCACCGCCTGCGCGGGCTGGAGCAGGTGGACGAGATCGTGGTGCTGGAGAACGGCTCGGTGGTCCAGCGGGGCACCCACGCGGAGCTGGTGGAGGCCCCCGGCTACTACCGCGACCTGTGGCGCTCGGAGGCGCTGGTGGCCCGGCGGTAG
- a CDS encoding PadR family transcriptional regulator, which yields MNTDALRGHMDALLLSVLEHDPLHGYAIIEALQERSGGALNVPTGTVYPALRRLEQAGYLASEWATVGGRKRRTYRLTSSGRAALAGERSAWREFAGVIGSVLEPRSTR from the coding sequence GTGAACACCGACGCGCTCCGGGGGCACATGGACGCCCTGCTGCTGTCGGTGCTGGAGCACGACCCCCTGCACGGATACGCGATCATCGAGGCGCTGCAGGAGCGCAGCGGCGGCGCGCTGAACGTGCCGACCGGCACGGTCTACCCGGCGCTGCGCCGGCTGGAGCAGGCGGGATACCTGGCCAGCGAGTGGGCCACGGTGGGCGGGCGCAAGCGACGCACCTACCGGCTGACCTCATCGGGCCGCGCGGCTCTGGCCGGGGAGCGCTCCGCCTGGCGGGAGTTCGCCGGTGTGATCGGCAGCGTCCTGGAGCCGCGCTCTACGCGGTGA